A window of Lysobacterales bacterium genomic DNA:
TCTGCGATGCAAGCGAGCAGGTCCCCCGACCCGCGACAGCGCGCTTGCAGGGGCCGACGCTAGCAGCGCAACTCGGCAGCGATGTTTGCGTTGTTTCACAAATCCGTCACCCCATACCGCTGTGCGGATCGCCTGCCGCTGCCAACGCGTCCGTGCGTGTTCAGGCTCTGACGAACACCTCGGCGGCGAGCGACGGGACGCCCTCGGGCAAGGCTGGAGAACTCGGCGGTGTCGCGCGCCGTCGCTGGTGCGCGGGAAGCTCCGACAGGTCTGAGCTTCCCTGATGCGAAGACGCCTGACGATCACGCTCACACTCGACCGCCGCACAGCTGACACGGCTGACACGGCTGACACGGCTGACACGGCGACACGCCAACAGCATTCACTTGGCGCACCAGCGGGCCGGAACGGCGCGAACGCGAAGCTGTTCAATGCTTGACAGTGATCAACAAGAAGTCGCCAGCGCGGCCGCAGACTTGCCGCCACAGAACAACCCCACCCAAGAGGACAGCCCCATGAAGAAGTTCGTCGCCCCGCTGTTGACCGCTGCCGCACTCACCGCCGCCGCTCTGCCGGCCCAGGCGGAGGATTGGTTCGTGCGCTTCGGCGCCGTGCAGGTTTCGCCGAAGTCCGACAACGGGACACTCGCCAACGGCGCGCTGAAGACCGATATCGACAGCAACACGCAGCTCGGCCTGATCCTGGGTCGCCACCTGACACCGAACCTTGCAGTCGAAGTGCTGGCCGCCACGCCGTTCTCGCACACCGCCAAGCTCAACGGCGCCAAGGCAGTCGACTTCAAGCACCTGCCGCCGACCGTCAGCCTGCAGTGGTACTTCAACCCGGAAGGCCGGGTGAATCCTTTCCTTGGCGCGGGCCTGAACTACACCTTCGTGTATGACGAAGAAACGGTGGCAGGCGGCCCGGTGGCAGGCGCCAAGGTCGGCCTCGACAACAGCTTCGGCATCGCCGCCCAGGCGGGTCTGCAGTTCAAGCTGGGCGACGCCTGGGATCTGGTGCTGGACGCACGCTGGATCGATATCGATTCCGACGTCAAGGTCAACGGCAGCAAGGTCGGCACGGCCATTGTCGACCCGCGCGTGTATGGCCTCACCCTCGGCTACCGCTTCTGAGCACCGCTGGCGTCAAGCCCTGCTGAGCCATCGGAACAGGTGGCAGGCGACCCACAACCGACCCGCGCGTTGCCTCCCTGGCGCGGGTCGGTTTTCTTTTCCGGGCATTCGGGATTCGGGCGTGTGGGCTCTACCCGCCCGGCAACTCAATCGCTCTGACGCACACGCTTCGCGCGCGGGTGCGCCGCGTCATACACGCGTGCGAGATGCTGGAAGTCGAGGTGCGTGTAAATCTGGGTGGTGGCGATGTCGGCGTGGCCCAGCAGCTCCTGCACGCCGCGCAGGTCGGCCGAGGACTCCAGCAGGTGACTCGCGCAAGAGTGCCGCAGCATGTGCGGATGCACGCGCTTCCACAGACCCTGCCGCTGGGCCGCCTGTCTGATCCGCTGCTGCACAGTGCGCGGAGCGATCGCCGCACCTCCGCGACCGGTGAACACCGGCGACTCGGGTGACGCGCCCTCGCCCGCCAGCGTCTTCAAGGCGTCCACCGCATGCCGTCCGACCGGCACCAGACGCGTCTTGCGGCCCTTGCCGAGCACGCGCGCGCTGCCTTCCTGCAGATCGAGATCGATCCAGCGCAGGCCGCACAGCTCGGAGAGGCGCAGGCCGGAGGAATAGAACAGCTCCAGCATGGCGCGATCGCGCAGGCTGAGCGGGTCATCGCCCTGCAGCTCGACCAGGGCCTGCGCCTCGTCCGCATCGAGCACCTGCGGCAGGCGACGCGGCGCCTTGGGGCCACGCACGCCGGCGCTGGGGTCGCGCTCGATGCGGCCGTGCTTCAGCAGAAAGCGGAACAGGCCGCGGCAAGCCGACAAGCGACGCTGCAGGCTCTTCGGCGACAGCCCGGCGCGATGCGCGGCGGCCAGATACAGGCGCAGGGCTTCAGCATCCAGCGCGCCGAAGTCTTCCACGCCGCGCTGCGCACACCAGGCCAGCAGGGTGTCGGCATCGGCGCGGTAGGCGTCGAGCGTATGCGGCGAGGCGCCGCGCTCCACGCGCAGCGCGCCCAGCCAGTCATCGACCGCGCGCTGCAGCGCCGGCGCCGGCGCGCGCGAGGTCTCGCGGGCCGCAGCCGGCGCGCGCGCCATCAAACCGGATGCCTCGACAGCGCGGCAGCGAGCGCCTCGCCCATCATGCGCAGGAACAAGGTGCCCATACCCGGATAGAAGCGGTTCGGCTCGCGCGAGCCAATCGCCAGCAGGCCGCGACCGGGCAGCGGGATCAGCGCGCAGCTCTGCACCTGCGTGGCCTGGGCGCCGAACAGGAAGTCCATTTTCTGCGGGGCGAGCCGGCCGCACAGTGGCTCGTGGCCGCGCAGGAACTCGGCGAACTGGCCCAGATCGCCCGACTGCGGCGGGCGCTCGATCAGCCACTCGGCAGCCGGCAGCTCGAAGCTCTGGCCAATCAGCACCACCCGCACCAGCTCGCTGTGGAAGTCCTCGATCAGGCTGGCCACCATCGCCTGCAGCGCCGCCAGGGGCGAGCCGGCGCGCAGCAGGGCCAAAGTGAGCTGATGCGTGCGCAGAGTCAGGCGCTCGTTCTCCTGCGCGGTGGAGTACAGCTCCTGCAGGCGACGCGAAAGCTCGCGATTCTTGTCGCGCAGCACATCGAGCTGATACGCGGTCAGCGAGGCTGCTCCGCCCGACTCGCGCGGCACCGCCAGGCTGGCCGCGAGCTCCGGATGCAGCTGCAGGAACTCCGGATGCGCGCGCAGGTAGGCGGCCACCGCCTCCGGGGCCAGGGTCGTCTCGCTCATTCGCAGAACACTCCTTCAAACACGAACACGGCCGGCCCGCGCATGCGCACCGCATGACCCGGGCCGTCCCATTGAATTTGCAGTCGCCCACCGGGCAGATCGACGGTCACGCCGCGTGCAGCGTCCACGCGGTCACGCGAATGCAGCACCGCCACCGCCGCACAGGCGCCGCTGCCGCAGGCCTGGGTTTCGCCGACGCCGCGCTCGAACACGCGCAGGCGGATGCGGCCTGCGTCGAGCACGTGGGCAAAGCCCACGTTGACGCTGTCAGGAAAGCGGCGATCGGCCTGCAGGGCCGCACCCACCTGGGCGACTGGCGCGCTGAGCACGTCGGGCACTTCGATCAGCGCATGCGGATTGCCCATCGACACGCCACGGTACTTGTAGACCTCGCCGCCGAACTCGAGCACGCCATCGGGCGCGCCGACGCCTCGGGCCGGCAGTGCACCGGCACGGAAGTCGGGCACGCCGAGGCTGACCTCGACGTCATCGGCCGCATGCATCCGCACCTCGACCGGACCGCTGGGGCTGTCCATGCGGAAGCCCGATGCGTCGACCATGCCGGCGCGCATCGCCCACGCCGCCACGCAGCGGGCGCCGTTGCCGCATTGGCCGGCCGCGCTGCCGTCGGTGTTCCAGATACCGTAGTACAGCGCCGAGCCTTCGCTGCGCGCGGGCTCAACGGTAAGCAGCTGATCGAAGCCGACGCCGGTGCGGCGCTCGGCGATCCAGCGCATGGCGTCCGGCGAGAGCTCAGGCAGACCCGCGCGAGCATCCAGCACGACGAAGTCATTGCCGGCGCCGTGCATCTTGGTGAAGCGCAGACCGCGCAGGGCGGCGTGCGGGTTCATTGCCCGGACCCGTCCTTGCCGGACTGCGCCTCGGCGGGCGTGGCGGGCTCGGCCGGCACCGGCATCGGCATCGGCGGCGGCGCATCTTCAGGCAGCACCAGCGGGCCGCGATTGCCGCAGGCGGTGAGAAAAAGAGAGGCGCACAGGGCGCAGGTCAGGGCGAGCAAGAGAGGTCGGTTCATAGCGCCGAAGTATAGGCGCGGCACCGGCCGCACGGGTTCAGGCCTCATCGCGACTCAAGTGTGCGATGCCGGCGGCCTGGGCTTCCCAGTCCTCGCGTCCGTTGAAGGGCGTGGTGTGGATCGAGGCGATGGTCGCCGGGTCAAGGCAGCGCAGGTTGACGTCGAAGCCGTCGGGGTTCGAGCGCGGCACGTACCAGCTCTTGATGCCGCAGGTGCTGCAGAAGAAGTGCCGCGCGGTGCCCGTGCCGAAACGGTACTCGGTCATCGCAGCGGTGTCGGTCAGCAGACGAAAGCGGCTTGCCGGCACGATCAGGTGCAGGAAGCCCGTCATCGCGCACAGCGAGCAGTTGCAGTCGACCGCTTCGATGTCGGCCGGCGCGTCGACCTCGAAGCGCACGGCGCCGCAGTGGCAGCCGCCGGAGTGGGTGACCAGTGCCTCGTTCATGTCGCGCGTCCCTGTGAAGTCCGCCTCGACTGTACTGCTGCAGTGCAGCTTGCCCCAAGGGCCAATGGTCGCGATTCGCCGCACATGCGCTACTGCCGGCGGGACGAGCGTCCGCAGCGCGTGCGGGCACCAGGCGTCGGAGACGCCGCTGGGCACTGCCGCACGGAACGGCAGGCCAAGGGAGGGGCAACACGATGAAGCGCTTGATCAAGTGGGCGGCCTGCGCCGCCCTGCTGGCGGGTCCGGCTGCGCAGGCTCAGACGCTGACCGAAGTCACCGGCTTCGGCAGCAACCCGGGCAACCTGAGAATGTTCAAAGTGGTTCCCAGCGGGCTGGCGGCCAACCGGCCGCTGGTGGTGGCGCTGCACGGCTGCGCCCAGAGTGCGGCGGCCTACGACGCCGAAACCGGCTGGGTGGCGCTGGCCAGTCGCTGGCAGTTCGCCCTGCTGCTGCCGCAGCAGCAGAGCGGCAACAACAGCAACGCCTGCTTCAACTGGTTCGAAAGCGCCGACATCAGCCGCGGCAGCGGTGAGGCGCTGTCGATCCGGCAGATGGTGGCGCGTATGGCCAGCGATCACGGCCATGATCCCTCCAGGGTCTACGTGACCGGGCTGTCCGCGGGCGGCGCGATGACCTCGGTGATGCTGGCGACCTACCCCGAGGTGTTCGCCGGCGGCGCGATCATGGCCGGCCTGCCCTACCGCTGCGGGATCGGCACCAGCGCGGCGTTCTCGTGCATGAACCCGGGCACCGATCTGAGCCCGGCGCAGTGGGGCGATCGCGTGCGCGCGGCGAGCACGCACGGCGGGCCCTGGCCGATCGTCTCGATCTGGCACGGCGATGCCGACTTCGTGGTGCGGCCGATCAACCTGACCGAAGCCCTGGAGCAGTGGACGAACGTGCACGGCGTCGATCAGGTCGCTGACGTGCAGGACAGCCTGCTCGGCTATCCGCGTCGGCAGTACCGCGACGCCAGCGGCCGCACCGTGGTGGAAACCCTGAGCATCACAGGCATGGGCCACGGCACACCGGTCGATCCGGGCACCGGCGAAGCGCAGTGCGGTACAGCGGGGGCCTACATCCTCGACGCCAATATCTGCAGCAGCTACTGGATCAGCCGATTCTGGGGTCTCGATGGCGGCAGCAGCGGTGGCGGTGGCGACCCGCCGCCGCCTCCTCCGCCACCTGGCACCACCGTGCTCAGCCTGGGCAGCGTCGCGCTCGAAGACGGCTACACCAAGGCCAATGCCCAGGGCAGCGCGGCCGAAGTCGGAACCCTCGAATCGCTGTACGGCCTGGCGATCGGCCGCGGCTCGGATTCAAAGTTCAACCGCGCCCTGCTCAGCTTCGACACCTCGGCTCTGCCGGCCGGGGCAGAAATCGTGTCGGCGCGGCTCGTGCTCACCCACCGCGGCGGCTCGGGCGACCCGTGGGCAAGCCCTGCCGGCAACGCGCTGAAGGTGGACCTGCGCCAGGGCTGCTTCGGCGGCGACTGCGCGCTGATCGCCAGCGACCACGGCGCAGCCAGCAGCCTGGACGACGTCGCCGAGGTGCCGCGGTTCACAAGCGGCACGCAGGACAGCACGGCGTTCTCCATCGCCGCGCTGGCGGCCATCAACCGCAGCGGCCGCACCCAGCTGCGCCTGCGCTTCGCCGCAAACCAGACCGCGGCGCGCTACCTGTGGGTCGGCAGCGGCGCGCAGGCGACGCTGAGGATCGAGTACCGGCTGCCTTAGGGCAAGACTGAAGAACCCAGCGTTGTCGCGCCCATGGAGGGCGCGCCCGCGGATCGAGCTCACAAGTGCTTGGTCCAGCGCAAGCGAGTCCGGAGCTGCGGCGGACTCGCGACCACGGATCAAGCCGAGGAGGAACTTGATCCGTGTTGCCTGGGGAACAGGATTTCAAGCGCATCCGCTGGCCGCAGCGCGTCGGCGCCCGCGACCGGTGGCTACACAGCTCAGTCGAGCAGATGTCGCAGCTCGGGCAGGTACTTCTCGGCCGAGCCGGTGTTGACGAGCACTACCCGCTCGCCGCGCTGCAGAAGACCGCGGTCGAGCAGCTGCGGAATCGCAGCCGCACAGGCTGCGCCCTCGGGGCTGATCCACAGGCGATGACGGCGCCAGATGCGCTGCAGCTCGGCGGCAGTGTCGGCTTCGCTGACCGCAAGCGCCGCACCGTTCGACGCGCGAATGATCTCCAGCACGCGGAAGAGGCCGACGCCGCCCGGTACGTTCAGGCCGGTCGACAGCGTGTGGCCGGCCTCGACCGGCGTGGTGTCGAGCGCGCCCGACTCGAAGGCGCGCACCAGCGGTGGCGTGACTTCACTCTGCACGCAGTACATGCGCGGGCGCCGGCTGTCGATGACGCCCAGCGCTTCCAGCTCGGCCCAGGCCTTCCACATGCCGAGCACTCCGGTGCCGCCGCCGGTGGGATAGATCACCGCATCCGGCAGCTGCCAGCGGGTGTCTCCGTACAGCGGCTCGGCCAACTCCAGGCCCAGGCTCTTCTTGCCCTCGATGCGCCAGCCCGGCTCCTGGAAGGTCGCGACCAGAAAGAAACCCTGCGGAACGATCTCGGCCTTGAGAAATGCACCGGCCTCGCGGATCGTCGGCCCAACCAGGCTCAGATGCACGCGCCCCGGATGCTTCACCGCCGCCGCGGCCACGCTGCCGAGGATGGGCAGGGGCGTGTCGGGCGGCATCGCCACATGCACCTCGATGCCGGCTTCCAGCGCGTAGCGAACCAGTGAATCGCCGGCATTGCCCTGGGTCGGCACCGCGAGCCTGGTCAGACCCAGCCGCCGCGCCTGCGCCACCACCATGGCCATGCCGCGGTCCTTGAAGCTCTGGGTCGGGTTGGCGCCGTAGCCGGGCACTGCGCGGCCTTCTTCTTTCAGCTGCAGGTGGAGCCCGGCGGACGCTGCCGCTGGGTGCTCGAAGGGCAGCAAAGGCGTTGCACCTTCGCCGAGGCTGAGGATGTGCCGGGCATCGTGCGGGTCGTTGATGTCCAGCGCCATCAGCCCGCCAAAGCGCCACAGGTCGCGGCGCTGCGGTCGGTACCAGGCGAAGTCCGGCTGCTCGAAGGCCAGCCTTTCCAGATCGAACACCATCTCGACCGGCCGGCCGTCGACCGGGTCGAGGTTCATGGGAACATCGGCGGAGTATTCGCGACCGGAAGCGAGGCCGCGCAGGCAGCGGACGTAGGACATTCGAGAGTCGGGATTGGGGGTTGGGGGTTGGGGATTCGAAGCAGGTAGTGTGCAGGGTGCAGCGAACAGCGCAGCCGCGGCGCAATGAGGCTTGCGCATCCTTCGGGCCGAAACGTCGCAAGCGGTGCTGGCGACGTCCGCCAGCGCCCCTTCCTGGCCCTCTCTCTACAGGAGCCTGCTCGCAGGCGACCGCAGCCTGCACCCGCTTCACGGCCTACGCCTCGCTCCAACTCACACGGGTCGCGAGCAAGCTCGCTCCTACATACAGCCGATGGTGGCGCCGTCTACCCGCACGCCCTCCGGGCCCTTTCCTTGTAGGAGCCTGCTCGCAGGCGACCGCAGCCTGCACCCCGCCTCACGGCCTACGCCTCGCTCCAACCCACAGGGGTCGCGAGCAAACTCGCTCCTACACGCAGCCGACAAGGCCGGAAGACTCGGGGCCTCCATGCGGCGCCGCAAGCTCGGAGGCACAGGGCATACCGGGATCGCTTGTCTCGGATCTGGTATCTCTGCTGACCCACGAGCCCACGCACTCAAGGAACCCCTGCCCATGCGCCTGCTGCACACCCTCGCCCTCGCCCTGCTGCTTTCACCGGCGGCGCATGCGGCCTTCGATGTCGAAGCGCTGTCCTCTGCGGTCGATGCCAAGGTCGTCGACTGGCGGCGCGATATCCACCAGCATCCCGAGCTCGGCAACCGCGAGTTCCGCACCTCGGCCAAGGTCGCCGAGCACCTGCGCGCGCTGGGCATGGAGGTGCGCACCGGCGTTGCCCACACCGGCGTGGTCGGCCTGCTGCGCGGCGGCAGGCCGGGGCCGAAGATCGCCCTGCGCGCCGACATGGACGCGCTGCCGGTCACCGAGGCCACCGGCCTGCCCTTCGCCAGCACGGTCACCACCGAGTACAACGGCCAGACCACCGGCGTGATGCATGCCTGCGGGCACGATGCCCACGTCGCCATCCTGATGGGCGTGGCCGAAGCGCTGGCCAGCGTGCGCGAGGAGCTGCCGGGCGAGGTGCTGTTCCTGTTCCAGCCGGCCGAAGAAGGTCCGCCGCCGGGCGAGACCGGTGGCGCCAAGCAGATGCTGGCCGAGGGCGTGTTCGACGACTTCCAACCTGAAGCCGTGTTCGGCCTGCACGTGTGGGCGCAGCTGCCGGTCGGCACGATTGGCTTTCGCGGCGGGCCGATCATGGCCAGCGCCGACCGCTGGGTGCTGAAGGTGCGCGGCAAGCAGACTCACGCCTCGCGGCCTTGGGGCGGGGTCGATCCGATCACCATCGCCGCGCAGGCGCTGATCGCCAGCCAGAGCATCATCGCCCGCCAGATCGACATCACCAGCTCACCGGTGGTGCTCACCGCCGGCGCGGTGCGCGGCGGCATCCGCTTCAACATCATTCCCGAGACGGCCGAGATGGAGGGCACCCTGCGCACCTTCGACATGGACGTGCGCGCGGATGTCATCGCCCGCTTCGAGCGCACCGCCAAGGCCATCGCCGAAGCCGCCGGCGGCGAAGCCGAGCTCACCGTCGAGAACACTGCGCCGGTGACGGCGAATGAACTCGCGCTCACGCAGCGCGTGCGGCCGTGGCTGCGCGAGCTGATGGGCGCAGACAACGTCAAGGAGATGCCGCTGCAGACGGTGGCCGAAGACTTCTCCCAGTTTGCCAACCGCGCGCCGGGCTTTCTGTTCTTTGTCGGCAGCACGGGCCCGGACATTCACCCGGCCCGCGCCCCCAACAACCACTCGCCCGAGTTTCTGCTGCACGAAGCCGCGCTGAAACACGGCACCCGGGCGCTGCTGACCTTGGCCTTTGGCGTGCTCGAACAGCGCTGAGGATTGCCACGGAGCGCTTGTGGAACACGGGCTGCCGCAGCGACCGCCTCGCTGCCGGCTCGGCGGCGACGTCCGCCGCACCTATTCCTGACTCCCGGCTGCGCCCAGGCGATCGCGGACTGCGCGGCGCGCTGCCGTCACGGGTGCCCCGCAGCCGCTGCAGGTTCTCGCTGGGTCTCAAGCAGGGCCAGGCCCGTCCCGACTGTGTGCGGAAACGCACCGATGCGCTTGGCGGTGTGCGACAGCATGGCCTGCTTCGCCATGGAGCCCGCCATGCATCGCTACCTCAGCGTCACCCTGCTGTGCGCGTGGGGGCTGTGCGTGCTGCTGGGCATCCGTTTGCTGGGCGGCGTGCATCTGCTGCCGGTGATGGCTGGCGTGAGCGAGCTGATGCGTCTCCTGACTGCCGGCGGCCCGCTGCCGCGTCGGCCACTGCGGAGCGCTCGGTTCGCCAGCGCACCGACGCCGGCAAACAGCGACGGGAGACTCGCTGCGTCCGGTGAGGCACATCGCCCCGCCACGAACGCGGAGATCTCCCATGTCGAGGTTGAGTGATCGATATCGTTTCAGTCTGCCGGAGCCGCTGAGCCCTTTGCCTCGGCACCTCGCGCCTTGGCAGAACGGCCCGACAGCCGAGGGCAGCGCAAGGCCCACCGCCGCCACCGAGCGTTTCGGCAGCCCCCCCGGGGCGGCGCACTCAGCCGTGCTTCCGCCAGACGCCAGCGCGCTTGCAGACGGCGACGTCGCTGCCGCGGACGCTCTCGATGCTGGCTCCGTGGCGGCGCGGGCTGTGCCGACCAAGGGCGATGCGCTGCACACGCATTCGCCGGCGGCCGACGGGCACGCGATCAACCGGGCGGTGAATGGCACCGCGGGCGGTGGTTGGAGCGACAGGCTCGATCATGCGAAGGCGGTCTGGCGCGAGCTGACCGTACAGGAGCTTGCCTGGAGCGGCGGCGATGCGGTTCGACTCGCCGGGCTGGTCCGCGAACGCTACACCCTCAGTCGACGCGAGGCCGAACAGCAGGTCAAAGCCTTTCTGCTGGACCTTGATGCGTCCGACGTGCACTGAGGGCATGTGAAACGCCATCCGCCTGCTGAGGCAGCGGCCCGGCGCCTGCAGCGGCGGCGCGCTGCACGAGTTCTACGGCCGTTTGGCGCGCCAGACTCCCCTGAATTCACCTGCCGGGCTTTGCCACGATCGCGCTGCGACGCCCTCGCTACGGCGCCTGGGTTTTTCACTCGCTCTGAGCGCGCGCGAAAGCACTGCGCGCAGTGTGGCAGCGCGGCAGCGGCTGCAGCGGCAGTTGACGCGGGTCCACGACGCGCCTGTGCACGGGGAGCTCCCGAACGAATGCGCCGCGCCACACAAGGGACTGAGCGTCCGCCCCGCGCGCATGCGCATGGCTCGCCGACGCCCTCAAGGAAATGCCTCTCAGCGTCACTTCACCATGTACGGCAGCAGGCGATCGCTCTCCTTGCGCACGACGGCATAGCACTCGCAGGACAGGGCTTCGAGGCGCGGACGATCGCGCACGCTGATGTGCCCGCGGTGGTACTCGATCACGCCCATCTTCTGCAGCCGCCCCGCCGCCTCGGTCACGCCTTCGCGGCGCACCCCGAGCATGTTGGCGATCAGCTCCTGGGTCATGCGCAGGTCGCTCGATGGCAGCCGATCCAGCGACAGCAGCAGCCATCGGCACAGCTGCTGATCGACGCTGTGGTGGCGGTTGCAGACAGCCGTCTGGGCCATCT
This region includes:
- the xerC gene encoding tyrosine recombinase XerC; protein product: MARAPAAARETSRAPAPALQRAVDDWLGALRVERGASPHTLDAYRADADTLLAWCAQRGVEDFGALDAEALRLYLAAAHRAGLSPKSLQRRLSACRGLFRFLLKHGRIERDPSAGVRGPKAPRRLPQVLDADEAQALVELQGDDPLSLRDRAMLELFYSSGLRLSELCGLRWIDLDLQEGSARVLGKGRKTRLVPVGRHAVDALKTLAGEGASPESPVFTGRGGAAIAPRTVQQRIRQAAQRQGLWKRVHPHMLRHSCASHLLESSADLRGVQELLGHADIATTQIYTHLDFQHLARVYDAAHPRAKRVRQSD
- the dapF gene encoding diaminopimelate epimerase, whose protein sequence is MHGAGNDFVVLDARAGLPELSPDAMRWIAERRTGVGFDQLLTVEPARSEGSALYYGIWNTDGSAAGQCGNGARCVAAWAMRAGMVDASGFRMDSPSGPVEVRMHAADDVEVSLGVPDFRAGALPARGVGAPDGVLEFGGEVYKYRGVSMGNPHALIEVPDVLSAPVAQVGAALQADRRFPDSVNVGFAHVLDAGRIRLRVFERGVGETQACGSGACAAVAVLHSRDRVDAARGVTVDLPGGRLQIQWDGPGHAVRMRGPAVFVFEGVFCE
- a CDS encoding amidohydrolase; this encodes MRLLHTLALALLLSPAAHAAFDVEALSSAVDAKVVDWRRDIHQHPELGNREFRTSAKVAEHLRALGMEVRTGVAHTGVVGLLRGGRPGPKIALRADMDALPVTEATGLPFASTVTTEYNGQTTGVMHACGHDAHVAILMGVAEALASVREELPGEVLFLFQPAEEGPPPGETGGAKQMLAEGVFDDFQPEAVFGLHVWAQLPVGTIGFRGGPIMASADRWVLKVRGKQTHASRPWGGVDPITIAAQALIASQSIIARQIDITSSPVVLTAGAVRGGIRFNIIPETAEMEGTLRTFDMDVRADVIARFERTAKAIAEAAGGEAELTVENTAPVTANELALTQRVRPWLRELMGADNVKEMPLQTVAEDFSQFANRAPGFLFFVGSTGPDIHPARAPNNHSPEFLLHEAALKHGTRALLTLAFGVLEQR
- a CDS encoding GFA family protein; this encodes MNEALVTHSGGCHCGAVRFEVDAPADIEAVDCNCSLCAMTGFLHLIVPASRFRLLTDTAAMTEYRFGTGTARHFFCSTCGIKSWYVPRSNPDGFDVNLRCLDPATIASIHTTPFNGREDWEAQAAGIAHLSRDEA
- a CDS encoding outer membrane beta-barrel protein, with protein sequence MKKFVAPLLTAAALTAAALPAQAEDWFVRFGAVQVSPKSDNGTLANGALKTDIDSNTQLGLILGRHLTPNLAVEVLAATPFSHTAKLNGAKAVDFKHLPPTVSLQWYFNPEGRVNPFLGAGLNYTFVYDEETVAGGPVAGAKVGLDNSFGIAAQAGLQFKLGDAWDLVLDARWIDIDSDVKVNGSKVGTAIVDPRVYGLTLGYRF
- a CDS encoding threonine synthase, with amino-acid sequence MSYVRCLRGLASGREYSADVPMNLDPVDGRPVEMVFDLERLAFEQPDFAWYRPQRRDLWRFGGLMALDINDPHDARHILSLGEGATPLLPFEHPAAASAGLHLQLKEEGRAVPGYGANPTQSFKDRGMAMVVAQARRLGLTRLAVPTQGNAGDSLVRYALEAGIEVHVAMPPDTPLPILGSVAAAAVKHPGRVHLSLVGPTIREAGAFLKAEIVPQGFFLVATFQEPGWRIEGKKSLGLELAEPLYGDTRWQLPDAVIYPTGGGTGVLGMWKAWAELEALGVIDSRRPRMYCVQSEVTPPLVRAFESGALDTTPVEAGHTLSTGLNVPGGVGLFRVLEIIRASNGAALAVSEADTAAELQRIWRRHRLWISPEGAACAAAIPQLLDRGLLQRGERVVLVNTGSAEKYLPELRHLLD
- a CDS encoding DUF484 family protein, with protein sequence MSETTLAPEAVAAYLRAHPEFLQLHPELAASLAVPRESGGAASLTAYQLDVLRDKNRELSRRLQELYSTAQENERLTLRTHQLTLALLRAGSPLAALQAMVASLIEDFHSELVRVVLIGQSFELPAAEWLIERPPQSGDLGQFAEFLRGHEPLCGRLAPQKMDFLFGAQATQVQSCALIPLPGRGLLAIGSREPNRFYPGMGTLFLRMMGEALAAALSRHPV
- a CDS encoding PHB depolymerase family esterase translates to MKRLIKWAACAALLAGPAAQAQTLTEVTGFGSNPGNLRMFKVVPSGLAANRPLVVALHGCAQSAAAYDAETGWVALASRWQFALLLPQQQSGNNSNACFNWFESADISRGSGEALSIRQMVARMASDHGHDPSRVYVTGLSAGGAMTSVMLATYPEVFAGGAIMAGLPYRCGIGTSAAFSCMNPGTDLSPAQWGDRVRAASTHGGPWPIVSIWHGDADFVVRPINLTEALEQWTNVHGVDQVADVQDSLLGYPRRQYRDASGRTVVETLSITGMGHGTPVDPGTGEAQCGTAGAYILDANICSSYWISRFWGLDGGSSGGGGDPPPPPPPPGTTVLSLGSVALEDGYTKANAQGSAAEVGTLESLYGLAIGRGSDSKFNRALLSFDTSALPAGAEIVSARLVLTHRGGSGDPWASPAGNALKVDLRQGCFGGDCALIASDHGAASSLDDVAEVPRFTSGTQDSTAFSIAALAAINRSGRTQLRLRFAANQTAARYLWVGSGAQATLRIEYRLP